The Chthonomonadales bacterium genome includes a region encoding these proteins:
- the nrdR gene encoding transcriptional repressor NrdR yields the protein MKCPFCGSREDKVLDSRETPDGDAIKRRRECKECGRRYTTFEQIEEMTVFVVKRNNRREPFDRKKLLKGMQLACTGRPVSSDALETIASDIERMLYNRLDREVASAEIGDMIMERLRSLDQVAYVRFASVYRQFEDATQFREIVNILRRKTKP from the coding sequence CAAGGTGCTCGACTCGCGCGAGACGCCGGACGGCGACGCCATCAAGCGACGCCGGGAGTGCAAGGAGTGCGGGAGGCGCTACACCACCTTCGAGCAGATCGAGGAGATGACCGTCTTCGTCGTGAAGCGCAACAACCGCCGCGAGCCCTTCGACCGCAAGAAGCTGCTGAAGGGAATGCAGCTCGCCTGCACCGGCCGCCCGGTGAGCTCGGACGCACTGGAGACGATCGCCTCCGACATCGAGCGAATGCTCTACAACCGGCTTGACCGCGAGGTGGCGTCCGCCGAGATCGGCGACATGATCATGGAGCGCCTGCGCAGCCTTGACCAGGTCGCCTACGTGCGCTTCGCTTCGGTCTATCGGCAGTTCGAGGACGCCACGCAGTTCCGCGAGATCGTGAACATTCTACGACGGAAGACGAAGCCGTAG